In Arachis hypogaea cultivar Tifrunner chromosome 17, arahy.Tifrunner.gnm2.J5K5, whole genome shotgun sequence, a single window of DNA contains:
- the LOC112766846 gene encoding uncharacterized protein, with amino-acid sequence MPGAKSLRVLTLDKCNKLVGFDESIGFMPNLVYFSASECSKLKHFVPEMYLPSLEVLSFYFCKSLQSFPEIMQEMDKPLKINLANSAIEEFPNSVGNLTGLEHIDISKSKRLQYLPSSFLMLPKLFTLTIDGCSLLGRSFKKFKGHNSPNIRRLNFSGANLSDEDLHPILHIHQKWEGINVSNNCFLSLPKCIEGFLHLKILDVSYCNNLMIIPELPSSIQKVDARYCLSLTPQSSTMPLSKILQETKRIEVVMPKKEIPNWLDYDCSKDIPLFWARRKFPVVALAFMFGRATGSDIDETLMKALDFWPQIASSKSYTVGLNLFIEGQQIFPEKSKYFNVGEDHVLLFDLRTLFSDKEWHDLDAYIGDDWKAIHVVCESTLTLNHWGVYVYKGETNMDDIYFKHLPNHKLSSELVLERSPQQTRQRIGQVIDNLNPTETFDNEHLSLVDLEEDSMSFTKALVRSTRWLRLTKLLCLLTMGQV; translated from the exons ATGCCTGGAGCTAAAAGCCTGAGAGTCCTCACACTTGACAAATGCAATAAACTGGTAGGATTTGATGAATCCATTGGATTTATGCCAAACCTTGTGTATTTTAGTGCTTCGGAATGCAGTAAGCTCAAACATTTTGTACCAGAAATGTATTTGCCGTCTCTCGAAGTgctttcattttacttttgtaaaaGCCTTCAAAGTTTCCCAGAAATCATGCAAGAGATGGACAAACCATTAAAGATTAACTTGGCAAATTCTGCAATTGAGGAGTTCCCGAATTCCGTTGGTAATCTTACAGGGCTTGAGCACATAGATATCTCTAAATCCAAAAGACTCCAGTATCTACCAAGTAGCTTCTTGATGTTGCCAAAACTTTTCACATTGACAATAGACGGATGTTCTCTGCTTGGAAGATCATTTAAAAAGTTCAAAGGACACAACAGTCCAAATATAAGGAGACTGAATTTCAGTGGTGCTAATCTTTCAGATGaagatcttcatccaattcttcatattcATCAGAAGTGGGAAGGCATCAATGTATCAAACAATTGTTTTTTATCCCTCCCAAAGTGCATTGAAGGATTTTTGCACTTGAAAATTCTTGACGTGAGTTATTGTAATAATCTTATGATAATTCCAGAACTTCCATCAAGCATTCAAAAAGTAGATGCAAGATATTGCCTATCCTTAACTCCACAGTCCTCAACCATGCCATTGTCCAAG ATTTTACAAGAGACTAAAAGAATTGAAGTTGTGATGCCAAAAAAGGAGATTCCCAATTGGCTTGACTACGATTGCAGCAAAGATATTCCTCTGTTTTGGGCTCGGCGAAAGTTCCCTGTTGTTGCTTTAGCATTCATGTTTGGGAGAGCCACTGGCAGTGATATTGATGAGACATTGATGAAGGCTCTAGACTTCTGGCCTCAAATTGCTTCATCCAAATCCTACACTGTTGGTCTCAACTTGTTTATAGAAGGCCAACAAATATTTCCGGAAAAGTCCAAATATTTCAATGTTGGGGAAGATCATGTGTTACTTTTTGATCTTCGAACTTTGTTCAGTGACAAAGAGTGGCATGATCTTGATGCATATATTGGAGATGATTGGAAAGCCATTCATGTTGTATGTGAATCAACCTTAACTCTGAATCATTGGGGAGTTTATGTTTACAAGGGAGAGACAAACATGGATGATATTTATTTCAAGCATCTTCCCAACCACAAATTGTCAAGCGAGTTAGTTCTAGAAAGAAGTCCGCAACAAACTCGGCAAAGAATTGGACAAGTGATAGATAATTTGAATCCAACAGAAACATTTGACAATGAGCATTTGTCTCTTGTTGATCTAGAAGAAGATAGTATGAGTTTTACAAAGGCATTGGTGAGGTCTACAAGATGGCTAAGGCTAACGAAGCTGCTTTGTCTTCTAACTATGGGGCAAGTTTGA
- the LOC112763813 gene encoding protein FAR1-RELATED SEQUENCE 5-like, with protein MASSSKFCKDACMWNEPLADNWMEGKAGVSNPQVRQNAFHIMPAGSEMFVLFFQDTMYDTRVEEDAELSDWEGRGASNVALFLGLDELQAEDVLEMEFSSPQEASGFYNNYSRLKGFASRRGKTVRNTAGEIVRYTFVCNRQGFREKKWLEKVDRKREHKVVTRCGCTAEMRIKRKEGSGRWYVSRFVEEHNHELAYGKLVDYLRSHRKISEVEVAQLTSMREIGISIPKIYESFAAQLGGFNLVTFTKQDMYNEIRKQRGLQGGDVTAAISYLEGLARIDGKIFWRYKLGSGQQLCNLFWSDGHCQEDYGIFGDVLAFDATYGRNKYNLPVVVFSGVNHHNQTCVFGTAMVSCESQESYIWVLRQFLECMQGKAPHSVITDGDPAMRIAIQSVFPDAHHRLCAWHLLRNATANISDPRFTQMFRHCMLADIEIEEFEAHWESMVNECGVREVECESLHAKLGRFVESRYGVLEFVRNFQRCVDFLRDTEDELDFRSWYGTPVLQTEFVELEKSGWSMFTREMFLRFRDSLKRCVRVRIREFNDSENPHAYTLQKYRRPEMNWKVYRDHISNTFSCTCMRMESFGIPCVHILSVCVSLDLVEIPESLVLRRWSKAAKLEIHNQCVEQHTADPSVTYRTRLGAFSQLCKRLGRVACMSHEDFKLYSKKLLSDAVFLEIKYGLRPSTDDITTANDCGVKDPIRVRTKGTGRMSQAGGSASKTKRKCSTCGKLGHRRTRCPNGATQAPTRNNESHGGRNKRKRSKVPVVVPDNCHAENACQAGSDKRDHFSLADP; from the exons ATGGCATCAAGTAGCAAGTTTTGCAAGGATGCGTGTATGTGGAATGAGCCTCTTGCGGACAACTGGATGGAGGGCAAGGCTGGTGTGTCGAATCCACAGGTACGACAG AACGCATTCCACATAATGCCAGCCGGTAGCGAAATGTTTGTGTTATTCTTTCAGGACACAATGTATGATACGAGAGTGGAGGAAGATGCTGAGTTATCCGATTGGGAGGGAAGGGGGGCTTCAAATGTTGCCCTTTTTTTGGGTTTGGATGAGTTGCAAGCAGAAGATGTTCTTGAAATGGAGTTTTCTTCACCTCAGGAGGCAAGTGGCTTCTATAACAATTACAGCCGACTAAAGGGCTTTGCATCAAGGCGAGGCAAGACGGTTAGAAACACTGCCGGAGAGATAGTGCGGTACACGTTCGTTTGTAATAGGCAGGGATTTCGAGAGAAGAAATGGTTGGAGAAGGTTGATCGCAAAAGGGAGCATAAGGTTGTAACCCGATGCGGATGCACGGCGGAGATGAGGATAAAGCGGAAAGAGGGTAGTGGGAGGTGGTATGTGTCGCGTTTTGTCGAGGAACATAACCACGAACTTGCGTATGGGAAGCTTGTTGATTATCTGCGGTCACACAGGAAGATATCTGAGGTAGAAGTTGCTCAGCTAACAAGCATGAGGGAGATTGGGATTAGCATACCTAAGATTTATGAGTCATTCGCAGCACAACTAGGGGGCTTTAATCTGGTAACATTCACAAAACAAGATATGTATAATGAGATACGGAAACAGAGAGGTCTGCAAGGCGGAGACGTAACTGCAGCTATTAGTTACTTGGAAGGTCTGGCACGCATCGATGGGAAAATATTTTGGCGGTACAAGTTGGGGTCAGGGCAACAGCTATGCAACTTGTTTTGGAGCGATGGTCATTGTCAGGAAGATTATGGGATATTTGGCGATGTGCTAGCATTCGACGCTACTTACGGCCGCAACAAGTACAACCTACCCGTTGTAGTCTTTTCCGGAGTAAACCACCACAACCAGACATGCGTATTCGGAACAGCAATGGTCTCATGCGAATCGCAGGAGTCATATATTTGGGTTCTTCGCCAGTTTCTGGAATGCATGCAAGGTAAGGCACCGCATTCCGTCATCACGGATGGCGACCCGGCCATGCGGATAGCAATCCAGTCCGTCTTTCCAGACGCACATCATCGGTTGTGTGCCTGGCATCTGCTGAGGAACGCGACTGCTAACATAAGTGACCCGAGATTCACACAAATGTTTAGACACTGCATGCTGGCAGATATTGAAATCGAGGAGTTCGAAGCGCATTGGGAATCAATGGTCAATGAGTGCGGTGTTAGGGAGGTTGA GTGTGAGTCACTACATGCCAAACTAGGGAGGTTTGTTGAGAGCAGGTACGGGGTGTTAGAATTTGTCAGAAATTTTCAAAGGTGTGTGGACTTTCTTCGTGACACCGAGGACGAGCTAGACTTTCGTTCATGGTACGGAACACCTGTGCTACAAACGGAGTTTGTTGAGCTGGAAAAGTCTGGATGGAGTATGTTCACCCGCGAAATGTTTCTCAGATTCCGGGATAGCCTGAAACGGTGTGTTCGTGTTAGAATACGCGAATTTAATGACAGTGAGAACCCTCATGCATATACTCTCCAGAAGTATCGGAGGCCTGAGATGAATTGGAAGGTATATAGGGACCATATCTCGAACACATTTAGTTGCACCTGCATGCGTATGGAGTCGTTTGGCATTCCTTGTGTGCATATCCTTTCCGTGTGTGTAAGTCTAGACTTGGTGGAAATCCCTGAAAGCCTTGTCCTCCGTAGATGGTCTAAGGCAGCCAAATTGGAGATCCATAACCAATGTGTTGAGCAACATACTGCTGACCCAAGTGTGACCTATAGGACACGATTGGGTGCTTTCTCCCAGCTGTGTAAGCGCTTAGGGCGCGTTGCTTGCATGAGTCATGAAGACTTCAAACTTTACTCAAAGAAGCTTTTGAGCGATGCTGTGTTCCTTGAAATAAAGTACGGGTTAAGACCATCAACGGATGATATCACAACAGCAAATGATTGCGGGGTGAAGGACCCTATTCGTGTCAGAACAAAAGGCACGGGTCGGATGAGCCAAGCAGGCGGTTCTGCGtcgaaaacgaaaagaaagtgcAGCACATGCGGGAAGCTAGGGCACCGGAGGACTAGATGCCCCAACGGAGCCACGCAAGCGCCAACGAGGAACAATGAATCACATGGTGGAAGAAATAAACGCAAGCGATCTAAG